The Listeria welshimeri serovar 6b str. SLCC5334 genome has a window encoding:
- a CDS encoding helix-turn-helix domain-containing protein, giving the protein MEIGKRIKNLRLSKNLTQEELGERTDLTKGYISQLERDLSSPSIETLFAILEVLGSTPKDFFDEEEHNQKVIYGELEHTFFEDEEKGYRIKWLVPESNEKEMEPVLLEIEANSCFKSFEPSLSETFAYVLKGEVTVLLGRNEYVAKKGEAIYFHAADEHQIINRSSEQATLILVATESYL; this is encoded by the coding sequence ATGGAAATTGGCAAACGCATAAAAAATCTTAGGCTCAGCAAGAACTTGACACAAGAAGAATTAGGCGAACGAACGGATTTGACGAAAGGCTATATTTCTCAGCTTGAACGAGATTTGAGTTCGCCTTCGATTGAAACGTTATTTGCTATTTTGGAAGTGTTGGGGTCTACTCCGAAAGATTTCTTTGATGAGGAAGAACATAATCAAAAAGTAATATACGGAGAACTAGAGCATACTTTCTTTGAAGATGAAGAAAAAGGTTACAGAATTAAGTGGCTTGTTCCAGAATCCAATGAAAAAGAAATGGAACCAGTGCTACTCGAAATAGAAGCAAACAGTTGTTTTAAAAGCTTTGAACCATCACTTTCAGAAACTTTTGCTTATGTGTTAAAAGGAGAAGTGACCGTGCTACTTGGTCGGAATGAATATGTAGCCAAAAAAGGAGAAGCAATTTATTTCCACGCCGCAGATGAACACCAAATTATTAATCGTTCAAGTGAACAAGCGACACTCATCTTAGTAGCGACAGAGTCATATTTATAA
- a CDS encoding ABC transporter ATP-binding protein yields MTETIIRFENVTKQFDNDPPVLDNVSFEIEKGKFYTLLGPSGCGKTTILRLIAGFLEASEGQIYLGDKVINQIPANKRPVNTVFQDYALFPHLNVYENVAFGLRIKKLKKEAIDKKVQEALRFVNLKGYEKREISEMSGGQRQRVAIARAIVNEPEVILLDEPLSALDLKLRTEMQYELRDLQKRLGITFIFVTHDQEEALAMSDEIFVLNKGEIQQSGTPIDIYDEPINKFVADFIGESNIVNGKMIQDFEVEFVERRFECVDQGFRPNEVVEVVIRPEDLEITSAEKGKLQVTVDWMLFRGVHYEVGCIDIDGNEWLVHTTRKVRVDDKIGLAFEPEAIHVMRLGETEEEFDKRLDSYDEVQ; encoded by the coding sequence GTGACAGAAACAATTATTCGTTTTGAAAATGTAACAAAACAATTTGATAATGATCCACCAGTGCTTGACAATGTCAGCTTTGAAATAGAAAAAGGAAAATTTTATACTTTACTCGGGCCTTCTGGTTGCGGGAAAACAACTATTTTGCGCTTAATTGCTGGATTTTTAGAAGCTTCGGAAGGACAAATTTACTTAGGAGATAAAGTAATTAACCAAATTCCAGCCAATAAACGTCCTGTAAACACTGTTTTCCAAGATTATGCGTTATTTCCACATTTAAATGTATATGAAAATGTGGCTTTTGGACTGCGGATTAAAAAACTAAAAAAAGAAGCTATCGATAAAAAAGTACAAGAAGCACTTCGCTTTGTAAACTTAAAAGGCTATGAAAAAAGAGAAATTAGCGAAATGTCTGGCGGGCAAAGACAGCGTGTTGCAATCGCTCGGGCTATCGTTAATGAACCAGAAGTTATTTTGCTTGATGAACCACTTTCAGCACTTGACTTAAAACTACGTACAGAAATGCAATATGAATTGCGTGATTTGCAAAAGCGCCTTGGGATTACGTTTATTTTTGTCACACATGATCAAGAAGAAGCACTTGCAATGAGTGATGAAATTTTCGTTTTAAATAAAGGCGAAATTCAACAAAGTGGCACACCAATTGATATTTATGATGAACCAATTAATAAATTTGTGGCGGATTTTATCGGCGAATCAAATATTGTTAATGGAAAAATGATTCAAGATTTCGAAGTGGAATTTGTGGAAAGACGTTTTGAGTGTGTAGACCAAGGTTTCCGTCCTAACGAAGTCGTGGAAGTGGTTATTCGTCCAGAAGATTTGGAAATAACTTCTGCGGAGAAAGGTAAGCTTCAAGTAACCGTTGATTGGATGCTATTCCGAGGTGTGCATTATGAAGTTGGTTGTATCGATATTGATGGAAATGAATGGCTTGTTCACACGACGAGAAAAGTTCGTGTGGATGATAAGATTGGCTTAGCGTTTGAACCAGAGGCAATTCATGTTATGCGTCTTGGGGAAACGGAGGAAGAATTCGATAAACGACTTGATAGCTATGATGAGGTGCAGTAA
- a CDS encoding Na+/H+ antiporter: MEIFLYVLALLVAIFISNLLNRFVPFVSVPLIQIGLGVFIAVMPITFDLKLNPELFLVMFIAPLLFNDGKRTDKTALWGMRMPILVLALGLVFATVVVIGYFVHWMIPTIPLAAAFALAAALAPTDAVAVSSLSGRINLPKRIMNLLEGEALINDASGLVAFQFAIAAMVTGVFSLVDASISFFVIAIGGILVGMILSWLKFRLLKWVRGLGMEDVTFHMLIQILTPFIIYLVAEELHVSGILAVVAAGIMHSMEQKKMDPQLVKLNVVSQSTWSVIIFVLNGLVFLLLGTQLPSITEVVWYDSGSSNLQVIAYILSITAALIILRFLWVYISWSIGAKQRQKQNKKTQLPQLRPVMLTSLSGVRGAVTLASALAIPFYLDDGTLFPQRSLIIFIASGVILCTLVIATFILPLLAKSEEVTTADERAEMATRIRILRNVIRELKEQTLPETKAATDEVIEDYRKRIYDLQQNSNSSRGMDEREREKRLEIIQWERDNTQKMTDEGRIVATDSYRYQHYLNMREQAIKQRFRTKVKTAWMFFYRLLMLVLHPKKWGRVTNKMKKGISKDSERFQAIRKLREENEILVIQKLKEQLTKENADIIGSLITEHTIFLERVRKEHGPRGKRAKFEQKKREVQVIAFQLERDIIQKMFETGGISRDLARDLRQNLNMIETYLDADFLD; the protein is encoded by the coding sequence TTGGAGATATTTTTATATGTTTTAGCATTACTTGTTGCCATTTTTATTTCTAACTTACTAAATCGATTTGTTCCCTTTGTTTCGGTGCCACTGATTCAAATTGGGTTAGGCGTATTCATCGCTGTTATGCCAATTACGTTTGATTTAAAATTAAATCCAGAACTTTTTCTAGTGATGTTTATTGCACCACTTTTATTTAATGATGGAAAAAGGACGGATAAGACTGCGCTCTGGGGAATGCGGATGCCGATTTTGGTGCTCGCGCTTGGACTTGTGTTTGCGACAGTAGTTGTGATTGGCTATTTTGTTCACTGGATGATTCCGACTATTCCACTTGCGGCGGCTTTTGCGCTTGCAGCAGCACTTGCGCCAACTGATGCAGTGGCAGTGAGTTCTCTTTCAGGACGAATAAATTTGCCGAAACGTATTATGAATTTGCTTGAAGGAGAGGCCTTGATTAATGATGCATCTGGTTTGGTTGCTTTCCAATTTGCGATTGCAGCAATGGTTACGGGTGTTTTTAGTTTAGTAGATGCTAGTATTAGCTTTTTTGTAATTGCTATTGGCGGTATTTTAGTCGGAATGATTCTTAGCTGGTTAAAATTCAGACTGTTAAAATGGGTGCGCGGGTTAGGTATGGAAGATGTAACTTTTCATATGTTAATCCAAATTTTAACCCCATTTATTATTTATTTAGTTGCCGAGGAACTTCATGTTTCCGGAATTTTGGCAGTAGTGGCGGCAGGAATAATGCATTCTATGGAACAAAAGAAAATGGATCCACAATTAGTTAAATTAAATGTAGTTTCACAAAGTACTTGGTCAGTCATTATTTTCGTTTTGAATGGTTTGGTATTTTTACTACTAGGGACACAATTGCCTTCTATTACCGAGGTGGTTTGGTATGATTCGGGTAGCAGTAATTTACAAGTCATTGCTTATATTTTATCAATTACGGCCGCGCTTATTATACTGCGTTTTCTATGGGTATACATATCGTGGAGTATTGGCGCAAAACAACGTCAGAAACAAAATAAAAAAACGCAATTACCACAACTCAGACCTGTTATGTTAACGTCCCTTTCTGGTGTGCGAGGTGCGGTGACACTTGCCAGTGCGCTTGCAATCCCGTTTTACCTAGATGATGGGACGCTGTTTCCACAACGCTCACTAATTATTTTTATTGCTTCAGGTGTTATTCTTTGCACCTTAGTCATTGCGACATTCATTCTTCCTCTACTAGCAAAAAGCGAAGAAGTCACAACAGCGGATGAACGCGCAGAAATGGCGACGCGGATTCGAATTCTAAGAAATGTTATTAGAGAATTAAAAGAACAGACTTTACCAGAAACAAAGGCAGCAACAGATGAAGTCATTGAGGACTACCGAAAACGAATTTATGATTTACAGCAAAATAGTAATTCTAGTCGCGGGATGGATGAAAGAGAACGTGAAAAACGTTTAGAAATTATCCAGTGGGAACGTGACAACACGCAAAAAATGACAGATGAAGGTCGCATCGTGGCTACAGACAGCTACCGTTATCAGCACTATCTTAATATGAGAGAGCAGGCAATTAAACAACGCTTTCGGACAAAAGTTAAAACCGCATGGATGTTTTTTTATCGTTTACTTATGCTTGTTCTTCATCCAAAAAAATGGGGTAGAGTAACCAATAAAATGAAAAAAGGTATTTCTAAGGATAGCGAACGTTTTCAAGCAATCCGCAAATTAAGAGAAGAAAACGAAATACTCGTTATTCAAAAGCTCAAAGAACAATTAACAAAAGAAAATGCTGATATTATCGGATCACTTATAACAGAACATACTATTTTTCTAGAACGTGTTAGAAAAGAACATGGTCCACGAGGAAAACGTGCCAAATTCGAACAGAAAAAAAGAGAAGTACAAGTGATCGCATTCCAACTAGAACGAGATATTATTCAAAAAATGTTTGAAACAGGCGGGATTTCAAGAGATTTAGCTAGAGATTTGCGCCAGAATTTAAATATGATTGAAACGTATTTAGATGCTGATTTTTTAGATTGA
- a CDS encoding LapB repeat-containing protein encodes MKQLGFLILMMTLLLSGFIPNVHAKTEGPQAANNLQVAPPAAIKDIFPDPAMANEVLKDLNLNKLNKQSTIDTVTQTELNSITGSFQAINKGIKSIEGAEYLQNITELDVEKNQITDITPVANLKKLTTLLINSNQIKDISPVADLANLTTFYCGNNPISDISAVQNLTKLSIFNCYTANVENISPVKNLINLKTLSLGSNNIHDISDIEKLTALEYLSFSNNPVENPEVIGNLINLNTLWLYNAQIKNIDFTASLPSLTSVYLYNNQISDISEVSNWRNIEYLELNGNQISDITPIANLTTLKTLKLQDQKITNPEIPFQKNVSIENKVIDNFGNIVAPNNISDNGMYNSPTLSWDLNEIKDSLSYDFSTKMTILKINATFSGTVIQPLIKDSTRPVITADEKISYPERTIKTAAEFLTDIHATTDDGSPVEVDLSAVDFDKPGSYTVTLTAVDSAGNVATPVNVIITITAVDMSKPVITADEKISYPERTIKTAAEFLTDIHATTDDGSPVEVDLSAVDFDKPGSYTVTLTAVDSAGNVATPVQVTIIITSSEKIDPVIPVVPEERDIKPEEPKKITILPKDQEMLITIIPKENIEKLSSISDTKVTEKKEVKNKTLPKTGDQLPFTAFWGLLIISASISYFRK; translated from the coding sequence ATGAAACAACTAGGTTTTTTAATATTAATGATGACTTTACTATTAAGTGGATTTATTCCAAATGTACATGCAAAGACAGAGGGACCGCAAGCAGCTAATAATTTACAAGTAGCACCACCAGCTGCAATTAAAGATATTTTTCCAGATCCTGCTATGGCGAATGAAGTTTTAAAAGACTTGAATCTTAATAAATTAAATAAACAAAGCACCATCGATACGGTGACTCAAACCGAATTAAATAGTATTACTGGATCTTTTCAAGCAATTAATAAAGGAATTAAATCAATAGAGGGTGCGGAATATCTGCAAAATATAACTGAACTAGATGTGGAGAAAAACCAAATAACAGATATAACACCAGTTGCAAATCTCAAGAAATTGACCACATTGTTAATTAATAGTAATCAAATAAAAGATATATCACCAGTGGCTGATTTAGCTAATTTAACTACTTTCTACTGTGGGAATAATCCTATTAGCGATATTAGTGCAGTTCAAAATCTCACTAAATTATCTATTTTTAATTGTTACACAGCTAACGTAGAAAATATAAGTCCTGTCAAGAATCTTATTAATCTAAAAACATTAAGTTTAGGAAGTAATAACATACATGATATTAGTGATATAGAAAAATTAACTGCTCTCGAATATCTTAGTTTTAGTAATAATCCAGTAGAAAATCCAGAAGTTATTGGTAATTTAATAAACTTAAATACATTGTGGTTATATAATGCGCAGATTAAAAATATTGATTTCACAGCAAGTTTACCTAGTTTAACAAGTGTTTATTTATATAACAATCAAATTAGTGACATTAGCGAAGTAAGCAATTGGAGAAATATCGAGTATTTAGAACTAAATGGTAATCAGATATCAGATATAACGCCAATAGCCAATCTAACTACTCTTAAAACACTAAAGTTACAGGATCAAAAAATTACCAATCCTGAAATACCTTTCCAAAAAAATGTTTCCATTGAAAATAAAGTAATAGATAATTTTGGAAATATAGTAGCACCAAATAATATTAGTGATAATGGGATGTATAATAGCCCTACTTTATCATGGGATTTAAACGAAATAAAAGACAGTCTCTCTTATGACTTTTCAACAAAAATGACAATTTTAAAAATAAATGCTACTTTTTCAGGAACAGTGATTCAGCCATTAATAAAAGATAGCACTCGACCTGTCATTACAGCAGATGAAAAAATTAGTTATCCCGAACGAACAATAAAAACAGCAGCCGAATTTTTAACCGATATTCATGCGACAACAGATGACGGCAGTCCAGTCGAGGTGGATTTAAGTGCGGTAGATTTTGATAAGCCAGGAAGTTATACAGTGACTTTAACAGCGGTAGATTCGGCAGGGAACGTGGCAACTCCAGTAAATGTTATTATTACTATTACAGCGGTAGATATGAGCAAACCTGTCATTACAGCAGATGAAAAAATTAGTTATCCCGAACGAACAATAAAAACAGCAGCCGAATTTTTAACCGATATTCATGCGACAACAGATGACGGCAGTCCAGTCGAGGTGGATTTAAGTGCGGTAGATTTTGATAAGCCCGGAAGTTATACAGTGACTTTAACAGCGGTGGATTCGGCGGGAAACGTGGCAACTCCAGTTCAAGTAACAATTATTATTACTAGTTCAGAAAAAATAGATCCGGTTATTCCAGTTGTCCCCGAAGAAAGAGATATAAAACCAGAAGAGCCAAAGAAAATAACTATTCTTCCAAAAGATCAGGAAATGCTTATAACAATTATTCCAAAAGAAAATATCGAAAAATTAAGTTCAATCAGTGATACCAAAGTAACAGAAAAGAAGGAAGTAAAGAATAAAACTCTTCCGAAAACTGGTGACCAATTACCTTTTACAGCATTTTGGGGATTGCTTATTATCTCAGCAAGTATTTCTTATTTTCGTAAATAA
- a CDS encoding iron-sulfur cluster biosynthesis family protein — MYIRFTESAKNRLQALRSNLAGQLHLYYDTEGCSCENSGIFTLRLVEAKTAEDNEIDSNIGPVLIKRWTEIFLEEALIIDYDDTAKTMILKSDGQYYNRNLLLVTDKDEVISCPIS; from the coding sequence ATGTATATTAGATTTACAGAAAGCGCCAAAAATCGACTTCAAGCACTCCGCTCGAATTTAGCTGGACAACTACATTTATATTATGACACAGAAGGCTGTTCGTGTGAAAATAGCGGTATTTTTACGCTTCGTTTAGTGGAAGCTAAAACAGCTGAAGACAACGAAATCGATTCTAATATTGGACCAGTATTAATAAAACGGTGGACAGAAATATTTTTAGAAGAAGCGCTTATTATCGATTATGATGATACAGCCAAAACGATGATTCTAAAAAGTGACGGTCAGTATTATAATCGTAATTTATTGCTTGTAACGGATAAAGATGAAGTCATTAGTTGTCCGATTAGTTAA
- a CDS encoding ABC transporter permease, translating into MNRRTRTVYLVPYVLWIVLFVVAPILLIVYYSFFDVDGNFTVDNYIHFFTPVYLKMTASSFWYAFLITVFTLLISYPTAYLLTKLKHKQLWLLLIILPTWINLLLKAYAFIGIFGTYGAANQFLEILGIGSKQILFTDFSFLFVSTYIFIPFMILPIFNAIEEINPTLIQASRDLGASSLTTFRRVIFPLTADGVKSGCQAVFIPALSLFMITRLIAGNRVITLGTAIEEHFLVTQDWGMGSTIGVFLIIAMILIMFLTGSKKKRGARK; encoded by the coding sequence ATGAATAGACGCACCCGTACAGTTTATCTTGTTCCTTATGTGCTTTGGATTGTACTTTTTGTTGTTGCACCGATTTTATTAATTGTGTATTATTCTTTTTTTGATGTCGATGGCAATTTTACTGTAGATAATTATATTCACTTTTTTACCCCTGTATACTTAAAAATGACAGCTAGTTCATTCTGGTATGCGTTTTTAATTACAGTTTTTACATTATTAATTTCCTACCCAACAGCTTATCTTTTAACAAAACTGAAACATAAACAATTGTGGTTATTACTCATTATTTTGCCGACTTGGATCAATTTATTGCTTAAAGCGTATGCCTTTATTGGGATTTTCGGGACGTATGGAGCAGCAAATCAGTTTCTAGAAATACTCGGAATTGGTTCGAAACAGATTTTATTCACGGATTTTAGTTTCTTATTTGTATCGACTTATATTTTTATTCCGTTTATGATTTTACCGATTTTTAATGCAATTGAGGAAATTAATCCTACGTTAATTCAGGCATCGCGCGATTTAGGTGCATCTAGTTTAACTACATTTAGAAGAGTGATATTCCCGCTCACTGCTGACGGCGTGAAATCAGGGTGCCAGGCTGTTTTTATTCCAGCATTATCCCTCTTTATGATTACTCGATTAATTGCGGGAAACCGTGTCATTACACTTGGAACAGCGATTGAAGAACATTTCCTCGTGACACAAGACTGGGGAATGGGTTCGACAATAGGGGTATTTTTAATTATTGCGATGATTTTAATTATGTTTTTAACAGGTTCCAAAAAGAAAAGAGGTGCGCGTAAATGA
- a CDS encoding ABC transporter permease — protein sequence MKKSKWGTIYLVLVFVILYAPIFYLIFYSFNKGGTMHGFSGFTFDYYKEVFQDTRLLIIVLNTFVIALLSSVIATIIGVCGALAIKFMPKPFAKNSLLSLNNVLIVSPDVIIGASFLIFFTILGVKLGFISVLVSHIAFSIPIVVLMILPKLQEMSPTLMDAARDLGASQWQVLSKVILPYIMPGVLAGFFMALTYSLDDFAVTFFVTGNGFSTLAVEIYSRARQGISLSINALSTLIFLFTIILVIGYYFINQRNTSKNIRTGATKE from the coding sequence ATGAAGAAAAGTAAATGGGGTACGATTTATTTAGTGCTTGTTTTTGTGATTTTATATGCGCCGATTTTCTATTTGATTTTTTATTCGTTTAACAAAGGTGGAACGATGCATGGTTTCAGTGGTTTTACGTTTGATTACTATAAGGAAGTTTTCCAAGATACACGTTTACTGATTATAGTGTTAAATACCTTCGTGATTGCGCTACTTTCTTCTGTAATTGCGACAATTATTGGAGTATGCGGGGCGCTGGCGATTAAATTTATGCCAAAACCATTTGCGAAAAACTCCCTTTTAAGTTTGAATAATGTCTTAATTGTTAGCCCAGACGTAATCATTGGTGCTAGTTTCTTAATTTTCTTTACGATTTTAGGTGTGAAATTAGGCTTCATTTCTGTACTAGTATCGCATATTGCTTTTAGTATTCCGATTGTCGTTCTAATGATTTTACCGAAATTGCAAGAAATGAGTCCGACATTAATGGATGCAGCACGAGATTTAGGTGCAAGCCAGTGGCAAGTCCTTTCAAAAGTCATTTTACCGTATATTATGCCGGGTGTTTTAGCTGGATTTTTCATGGCACTAACATATTCACTCGATGATTTTGCGGTAACTTTCTTTGTAACAGGAAATGGTTTCTCGACATTAGCAGTAGAAATCTATTCCAGAGCAAGACAAGGAATTTCGCTTTCGATTAATGCTTTATCCACATTGATTTTCCTATTTACCATTATTTTAGTGATTGGTTATTACTTTATCAACCAACGTAATACTAGTAAAAATATTCGGACGGGGGCGACGAAAGAATGA
- a CDS encoding blue-light photoreceptor, with translation MTAYPKFDVILEALNLSSVGVIITDAEQKNNPIIFVNTGFENITGYAKEEAIGSNCHFLQGDDTDKEEVSKIRQAIKQKSTANVLLKNYRKDGSSFMNELTIEPINDDNGHLYFVGIQKDVTTEHNYQLELEKSLDEIEKLSTPIVPIKENICVLPLIGSLTNERFQQMSEYVSEYMDNGKEDYLIVDLSGLAEFNEDAVMNLVKFHGFMKLTGVELIITGISPKFAMTLIRYQENLSSLTTYSTIKEALQFY, from the coding sequence ATGACTGCTTATCCAAAATTCGATGTTATTTTAGAAGCATTAAATTTGTCTAGTGTAGGAGTAATTATTACTGATGCTGAACAAAAAAACAATCCGATTATTTTTGTAAACACTGGTTTTGAAAATATTACTGGCTATGCTAAAGAAGAAGCTATTGGCTCCAATTGTCATTTTTTACAAGGGGATGATACGGACAAAGAAGAAGTCTCCAAAATCCGTCAAGCTATTAAACAAAAATCAACAGCGAATGTTTTACTAAAAAATTATCGTAAAGATGGCTCTTCTTTTATGAATGAACTTACTATCGAACCTATTAATGATGATAATGGCCATTTGTATTTTGTTGGCATTCAAAAAGACGTTACAACCGAACACAACTACCAACTCGAACTTGAAAAATCGCTAGATGAAATCGAGAAACTTTCTACACCAATTGTTCCTATTAAAGAAAATATTTGTGTGTTACCATTAATTGGCTCTCTGACAAATGAACGTTTCCAACAAATGTCTGAATATGTGAGTGAATACATGGATAATGGCAAAGAAGATTATTTAATTGTGGACCTTTCTGGACTTGCTGAGTTTAATGAAGATGCTGTGATGAATCTGGTGAAATTTCATGGATTTATGAAGTTAACTGGTGTGGAATTGATTATCACAGGTATTTCTCCTAAATTCGCAATGACCTTAATTCGTTATCAAGAGAATTTGTCATCTTTAACTACTTACAGCACAATCAAAGAAGCGTTACAATTTTACTAA
- a CDS encoding GTP pyrophosphokinase family protein, with the protein MEQPSVDELKNWRNVMLLHRFALEEVNTKLKILNEEFQFIHDYNPMEHLKSRVKSLESIGAKLEKKNLDITPENALKHVHDIAGIRITCSFVSDIFRIHEMLAGQNDITIKRVKDYVTNPKPNGYRSLHLLCEVPIFLTNRSEKMTVEIQIRTVAMDFWASLEHKIYYKYQQEAPVELVKELQDAARIITHLDEKMKNLNDQIDQYKKEKEK; encoded by the coding sequence ATGGAACAACCATCAGTAGATGAGCTGAAGAACTGGCGAAATGTTATGCTTCTTCATCGTTTTGCACTAGAAGAAGTTAACACAAAGCTTAAAATATTAAACGAAGAATTCCAATTTATTCATGATTATAACCCAATGGAGCACTTAAAATCACGAGTAAAATCGCTTGAGAGTATTGGAGCAAAATTAGAAAAGAAAAATCTGGATATTACACCAGAAAATGCGCTAAAGCATGTACATGATATTGCAGGAATTCGAATTACCTGTTCGTTTGTATCAGATATTTTTAGAATTCATGAAATGCTTGCAGGCCAAAATGATATCACTATTAAACGTGTAAAAGATTATGTAACTAATCCAAAACCAAATGGTTATCGTAGTTTGCATTTGCTTTGTGAAGTGCCTATTTTCCTAACGAATCGTTCAGAAAAAATGACTGTTGAGATTCAAATTCGAACCGTTGCAATGGATTTTTGGGCGAGTTTAGAACATAAAATATATTATAAATATCAACAAGAAGCGCCAGTCGAACTTGTGAAAGAACTACAAGATGCAGCGCGTATTATTACTCATTTGGATGAAAAAATGAAAAATTTGAATGATCAAATTGATCAATATAAAAAAGAAAAAGAAAAGTAA
- a CDS encoding amino acid permease, with protein sequence MKKETQGEIHRDLKTRHLSMIAIGGSIGTGLFLASGNAIHTAGPGGALVAYIAIGIMVYFLMTSLGEMATYMPVSGSFSTYASRFVDPAFGFALGWNYWFNWAITLAVDISTAAIIVQFWLPNTPAWLWSAIFLILIFGLNALSVKAYGESEYWFSIIKVATVIIFLIVGVLTIVGILGGEAIGFSNFTTGDAPFKGGFFAILGTFLIAGFSFQGTEMVGIAAGESATPEKSVPKAIKQVFWRILLFYIFAIFIIGMIIPYTNPNLLSADATDVAISPFTLVFEKAGLAFAASVMNAVILTSVLSAGNSGLYASTRMLWAMARDKKAPRFLGKVNRRGIPMAALIVTTIVGAMTFITTLTENGTVIYTWLLSASGLTGFIAWVGIAISHYRFRKAFIKQGHNLNELKYKAKFFPFGPILALILCILVIVGQDYVAFLKPEFTNPAWWQKIGISYIGLPIFLIFWLTFKFTNKTKVIPLEDCKFDEK encoded by the coding sequence GTGAAAAAAGAAACACAGGGTGAAATACATCGCGACTTAAAAACTAGACATTTATCTATGATTGCGATTGGTGGTTCAATTGGAACAGGTTTATTTTTGGCAAGTGGAAATGCCATTCATACAGCTGGACCTGGAGGAGCATTAGTTGCTTATATCGCGATTGGGATTATGGTTTACTTTTTAATGACTAGTTTAGGCGAGATGGCGACTTATATGCCTGTATCTGGCTCATTTAGCACATATGCTAGTCGGTTTGTGGATCCAGCTTTTGGTTTTGCGCTAGGTTGGAATTATTGGTTTAACTGGGCTATTACGCTAGCTGTCGATATTTCTACAGCGGCTATCATTGTACAATTTTGGTTACCGAACACCCCAGCTTGGTTATGGAGTGCAATTTTCTTAATTTTGATTTTTGGATTAAATGCTCTATCAGTAAAAGCTTACGGGGAATCAGAGTATTGGTTTTCTATTATTAAGGTAGCTACAGTTATTATTTTCCTTATTGTCGGCGTGCTAACAATTGTCGGGATTCTTGGCGGTGAAGCAATTGGCTTTTCGAATTTCACTACCGGAGATGCGCCGTTTAAAGGTGGATTTTTTGCCATATTAGGTACTTTCTTGATTGCTGGATTTTCTTTCCAAGGAACAGAAATGGTTGGTATCGCAGCTGGTGAAAGTGCTACTCCAGAAAAAAGTGTTCCAAAAGCAATTAAACAAGTTTTCTGGCGGATTTTGTTATTTTATATCTTTGCAATATTTATTATTGGGATGATTATTCCTTATACTAATCCAAATTTACTAAGTGCTGATGCGACAGATGTTGCGATTAGTCCGTTTACGTTAGTTTTCGAGAAAGCTGGTCTTGCTTTTGCAGCTTCGGTAATGAACGCGGTTATTTTAACTTCTGTGCTATCTGCCGGTAACTCTGGACTTTATGCTTCTACAAGAATGCTCTGGGCAATGGCTCGTGATAAAAAAGCTCCTCGCTTCTTAGGAAAAGTAAATCGTCGCGGAATTCCAATGGCTGCATTAATTGTCACAACCATCGTTGGCGCAATGACCTTTATTACAACGCTAACTGAAAACGGCACAGTGATTTATACATGGTTGCTTTCGGCGTCTGGCTTAACTGGATTTATCGCTTGGGTTGGAATTGCTATCAGTCATTATCGTTTTAGAAAGGCTTTCATCAAACAAGGCCACAACTTAAATGAACTTAAATATAAAGCAAAATTTTTTCCATTTGGTCCAATTTTAGCGCTTATTTTATGTATTTTAGTTATTGTTGGTCAAGATTATGTCGCTTTTTTAAAACCAGAATTCACCAATCCAGCTTGGTGGCAAAAAATCGGTATTTCTTATATCGGCCTTCCCATTTTCCTCATATTCTGGTTAACTTTTAAATTTACAAATAAAACAAAAGTCATTCCACTGGAAGACTGCAAATTTGATGAAAAATAA